CCATTTATATTTTGAACCCGCTACAGCAGTCAAAGTATTAGCTGTGGTATTGGCTAACGAACTGTTTGACCCATTTGGCCATGGCGTTAGCACATATTTCCAATCGTCACTGTTTGTACTACCCGGGGTAATAACTCCCGTGTGAGCATAAATAGGGCCTGCAGTACCACTCAAAGATGATACTGTAGAGTCGTTAAAAATAACAGTCACAGCAGAACCACTTTGTTGGATCACAATAGGAGGATTCGTTGTCACCTGTGCATCTAATAGTGTAGTGCTAAGTGAAAATATAGCGACGAAAAAGAACAGGAGATGTTGCTTCATGGCATTTCTTTTGAATAAAAACCCCGACCAATAGAATACATATGTTTTTTGATCGGGGTTTATATACTTAATATTCAGTTTTTAGTTATACACGGGAGTCAACGTATCGATGATGTTCGATAATTCCCGGCAAGTTCAAAACCTGCCGGAAAAATCGCATCATCTTTCATCAATTCTTTACCCATGTAAAGGCGTTTCTATGATTTTTGCCATAATCTCATTGATCCGGACCCTAAGTCAGACTATGGATTCCTGACAAATATTTAATTCTCAAAATTCAAATTACGAATGGAGTTCAGTTATATAATTCTGCAATAGACCTCAACTCGTAATATGCTATTTTATTGTATAAAATAAAAACAGCCATCGATATCATTAAAGAACACCTTATAGGTTCCTTTTAAGAATGGAATATTTGTACCACCATTCGTCCCAAGACCTATAGGGAACGTACCTGCGCCCCAATTATAAGTCCAAGCGCCATCAGCACGGAATTTGCAGCCGCCAGTACCCACCGGGGGAGTGAAATCGCTTGTAAACGTATATGTTGTGTACCAAATATGATTATTGGCTCCTGCTGCTGGATCTGCTGCGGTAAGAGCGACATCACTTGCCCATCCATTAAATTCTCCGATCAACCCCATAGAAGTATAATTTACGGATGGAGCCGTTGCAGCTACAATTGTGAACGTATTCGTAATAGAGTTTAATGTGATTGTGTAATATCCATCCGAAGGCACAACAAAGTTCTTTGAACTGCTTGACAATACAGGAGTAAGAGCACCGTCTGAACTTCCCCATGAAGGATCTGACCAGCTCATAGAATTATCTACCACTTTAAATGGATTTGCATGTTCAAAATAGCCAGTATAAGTAAATGTACCAGCACCGCTATTAAGATATGCTTTACCAGACACAACACTCAGCGGGAACATAGATGCCCCAATGCCGTCTTTTGAATAATTCCACTTGCCATCACCCATTCCAATGATATACCATGAGCTTGGTGTCGCAATAGTATAAGACTTTAATGAAAGAATAGGAATAATGATTAAGGTTTGAGTGTTGGAGTAAGTTGGAATTTTGCTAGCGCCAATGGTCGTCATCACACGAATATCAAAACTTGTACGTACACCTGCAGGAGCATTAAATGTTTTTGCATCCGTAATGATTGTATATAGTTGGCTAATGGTCACCGGAAGACTATCAGTTGTCGCAGAGGTCACGGTCTGAGCATTTGCAAAATTATCACCTGTTTTATCAATTTGAAGGCTATAAGTAACTGTTGTGCCTATACCATAATTTGCTGCAGTACCCGTAAAGGTGTCTGCCAGACCTGTGCTGTCCATATTCAGTACATAAGCCGCTGAATCTTTATTGTAAGCGCTTGTAGAGTGACTTGGTGCATTCAAAACCGGTGCTACAGGATTAGCCAGAATCATCATTTTAGGATCATTATTACATGCAGCAAGCAATATCAGCGCCAAAAGCGGGAAAAATATTCTAAATTTCTTCATAACATTATGTTTTTATAAATTTATAGCCTGACCAAGAGCCTGTAATAGTTAATTACAAGCTCTCAATCAAACAAAATCAATTATAACCAGGATTTTGCTTCAGGTTGGGATTGGCATTTAAGTCAGAAGAAGGAAGAGGATATACATTATAATGATTATCAACTCCAGTTCCATTTTTGACTCCACCCTTCCATTGCCAGAGATAGGAAGAAGATGTCAAATCGCCAAACCGTACCAAGTCTGTACGACGGGTTGCTTCAGCAAACATTTCGCGGGCACGTTCTTCAAGGATAAATGGCAATGTCAATTGCGATGAGGTAATTTCAAGATCCGTAAATCCGCCACTACCCTCAGCCCTGTCACGCAAATCATTAATATATTGCAAAGCAGTAGCTTTATCACCCCCTGCTCCACCCCGCAAAACAGCTTCAGCATACATCAAATAGACATCTCCCAATCGTAATATCGGAAATGCACCTGTTGCAAAAGAAGCTGTACTTTTAACGCCTGTACTACTATAATTAACATATTTCAACAAAGGAGTACCTTGTTCAAATTGTGTATTATCATCTATGCTCGGATGATTAAATCCCTGATAAAGCATGGAATAACGCTGATCCAAAGTATAATTAGTCTCTTCATTGGTAAACCGGGCAACGAATTCCGGCACAGCTCTGTTGCCACCCCATGCGCCTGGAGCGTTAGTAATGCTTTGATTTTTACTAT
The sequence above is drawn from the Microbacter margulisiae genome and encodes:
- a CDS encoding SusE domain-containing protein, with product MKKFRIFFPLLALILLAACNNDPKMMILANPVAPVLNAPSHSTSAYNKDSAAYVLNMDSTGLADTFTGTAANYGIGTTVTYSLQIDKTGDNFANAQTVTSATTDSLPVTISQLYTIITDAKTFNAPAGVRTSFDIRVMTTIGASKIPTYSNTQTLIIIPILSLKSYTIATPSSWYIIGMGDGKWNYSKDGIGASMFPLSVVSGKAYLNSGAGTFTYTGYFEHANPFKVVDNSMSWSDPSWGSSDGALTPVLSSSSKNFVVPSDGYYTITLNSITNTFTIVAATAPSVNYTSMGLIGEFNGWASDVALTAADPAAGANNHIWYTTYTFTSDFTPPVGTGGCKFRADGAWTYNWGAGTFPIGLGTNGGTNIPFLKGTYKVFFNDIDGCFYFIQ